In Candidatus Vicinibacter proximus, the following are encoded in one genomic region:
- the rplW gene encoding 50S ribosomal protein L23 yields MTKQILVRPVITEKAEKLSSKRNQYTFIVHRDSNKIEIQKSVAATYNVKVESVNTLVIAGKSVVRNTKRAVLKGRKPAYKKAVVTLAAGEEINIFSEE; encoded by the coding sequence ATGACCAAACAAATTTTAGTGAGACCAGTCATTACTGAGAAAGCAGAAAAGCTTTCGAGTAAGCGCAACCAATATACCTTCATTGTCCATAGGGATAGCAATAAGATTGAAATCCAGAAAAGTGTTGCTGCAACATACAATGTAAAAGTTGAATCAGTTAATACCTTGGTCATTGCTGGCAAGTCAGTAGTAAGAAATACTAAGCGTGCTGTTTTAAAAGGAAGGAAACCTGCTTACAAGAAAGCTGTAGTTACGCTTGCAGCCGGTGAAGAAATTAACATTTTTAGTGAAGAGTAA
- the rplD gene encoding 50S ribosomal protein L4 produces MKIDVLNTQGQTTGRSIDLPESIFGIEPNTHVIYLAVKEYLANQRQGTHDSTERGDVHRTTKKFKRQKGTGGARAGSLKNPMFKGGGRAFGPHPRDYSQKLNKKVKILARKSALSQLLTNNKIKVVEDFSFAAPKTSEFLSILKNLGLSTSKTLVVTPDHNETTFLSGRNLAKTKLKVAADLSTYEILNCQTLLLTESSIQKITETLS; encoded by the coding sequence ATGAAGATTGATGTTCTAAATACTCAAGGGCAAACTACAGGAAGAAGTATCGATCTTCCCGAATCCATTTTTGGAATTGAGCCAAATACTCATGTTATTTATCTGGCAGTTAAGGAATACTTAGCTAATCAGAGGCAGGGTACCCATGATTCAACCGAAAGGGGAGATGTACACCGTACCACTAAAAAGTTCAAAAGGCAAAAAGGTACCGGTGGAGCCAGAGCAGGATCCTTAAAAAATCCTATGTTTAAAGGAGGAGGACGTGCTTTTGGACCACATCCAAGGGATTACTCTCAAAAACTAAATAAGAAAGTAAAGATATTGGCAAGAAAGTCTGCACTTTCCCAGTTACTTACCAATAACAAAATAAAAGTTGTTGAAGATTTTAGTTTTGCTGCGCCAAAGACAAGCGAATTTTTGAGCATTCTTAAAAATCTTGGATTATCGACTTCTAAAACTTTGGTAGTTACTCCTGACCATAATGAAACAACTTTCCTTTCTGGAAGGAATCTGGCAAAAACCAAATTAAAAGTAGCTGCTGACCTCAGCACCTATGAAATATTAAATTGTCAGACTTTGTTGTTAACAGAGTCTAGTATTCAAAAAATTACGGAAACTTTAAGCTAA
- the rplC gene encoding 50S ribosomal protein L3, with the protein MNGIIGTKVGMTSIYAADGKAIACTVVEASPNIVTQVKTEDSDGYSALQVSYGEARAKNANKAITGHYLKSNTTPKKKSLEFKNIPGNKNLGDEISISDIFTEGDTVHAIGFTKGKGFQGVVKRHGFGGVQNATHGQHNRGRAPGSIGASSYPSKVVKGLRMAGRQGVEQVKVKNLKIARILGEKNLLLIRGAIPGHKGSIVVIEKSTR; encoded by the coding sequence GTGAATGGAATAATCGGAACAAAGGTTGGAATGACAAGCATCTATGCAGCAGATGGCAAAGCCATCGCATGTACAGTTGTTGAGGCATCACCTAATATCGTTACCCAAGTTAAGACAGAAGATTCAGATGGATATTCTGCGCTTCAGGTGTCTTATGGGGAGGCCAGAGCAAAAAATGCGAACAAAGCGATAACTGGTCACTACTTAAAATCTAATACAACCCCAAAGAAAAAATCCTTGGAGTTTAAAAATATCCCAGGAAATAAGAACCTTGGCGATGAGATAAGTATATCAGATATTTTTACTGAAGGAGATACTGTTCATGCAATTGGTTTTACGAAGGGGAAGGGTTTTCAGGGTGTTGTAAAGAGACATGGTTTTGGTGGAGTTCAGAACGCTACCCATGGTCAGCATAACAGAGGACGAGCTCCAGGTTCAATTGGTGCTTCATCCTACCCATCAAAAGTTGTTAAAGGATTAAGAATGGCTGGTCGTCAAGGTGTTGAACAGGTAAAAGTTAAGAACCTTAAAATAGCCAGAATATTAGGAGAAAAAAATCTTTTGTTGATCCGTGGAGCTATTCCTGGTCACAAGGGTTCTATTGTTGTTATCGAAAAAAGCACTAGGTAA
- the rpsJ gene encoding 30S ribosomal protein S10: MNQKIRIKLRSYDHNLVDKSTEKIVKTVRNSGAVVAGPIPLPTEKEIFTVLRSPHVNKKAREQFQLRTHKRLIEIYTPTPKTVDALSKLELPSGVDIQVKLS, encoded by the coding sequence ATGAATCAAAAAATTCGGATAAAGCTCCGGTCTTATGACCACAATTTGGTGGACAAAAGTACCGAGAAGATTGTCAAAACTGTCCGCAATAGTGGTGCAGTTGTTGCCGGTCCGATTCCGCTGCCAACTGAGAAAGAAATATTTACAGTGTTACGTTCTCCACATGTAAATAAGAAAGCTCGTGAGCAGTTTCAGCTTCGGACACACAAGCGTTTGATTGAGATTTACACACCGACTCCAAAGACAGTCGATGCGTTATCAAAACTCGAACTGCCTAGCGGCGTTGACATACAAGTTAAGTTATCCTAA
- the fusA gene encoding elongation factor G — translation MAKDLRYLRNIGIAAHIDAGKTTTTERILYYTGLTHKIGEVHDGAATMDWMAQEQERGITITSAATQTNWSWKNQPYIVNIIDTPGHVDFTVEVNRSLRVLDGLVFLFSAVDGVEPQSETNWRLADNYKVPRLGFVNKMDRQGADFFMVVNQVKKMLGSNAVPLQVPIGAEEHFTGVVDLITNKAIIWDEESRGMTYKEIPIPEDIKDTVQEYRQQLIENIAEYDDDLLIKFFDDPESITEEEMINAIRAAVCDMKFVPMMCGSAFKNKGVQAVLDAVCAFLPSPLDVEAVKGINPKNDEELIRRPSVDEPFSALAFKVATDPFVGRLVFIRVYSGRLDAGSYVMKVRSEKDKVTTDKERISRLFLMHANDRKSIEYVEAGDIAAAVGFKDIKTGDTLCDEAHPIILEAMNFPEPVISIAVEPKTQKDQDKLGMSLAKLAEEDPTFRVFTDENTGQTIISGMGELHLEIIVDRLRREFNVECNQGAPQVNYKESLTKTIEHRERLKKQTGGSGLFADMAFSIGPADEEFVNSEEFKAGKSRMQFVWDIFGGAIDKSYMPAITKGFESMMNQGILAGYNIESMKIRVYDGSMHAVDSKPQAFELCAKDGFREAAPKTNPQILEPIMKLEVITPEDYVGPVIGDLNRRRGLPKGQEPRMGGAVAIQAEVPLSEMFGYVTQLRTITSGRASSTMEFSHYSPVPKQIAEEVIAKAKGNIKV, via the coding sequence ATGGCTAAAGATTTAAGATACCTCAGAAACATTGGAATTGCTGCTCACATTGATGCCGGTAAGACAACTACTACTGAACGTATTTTGTACTATACAGGTTTGACCCACAAAATTGGAGAGGTGCACGATGGCGCTGCTACAATGGACTGGATGGCTCAGGAGCAGGAAAGAGGTATTACAATTACTTCTGCTGCTACGCAAACTAATTGGAGTTGGAAAAATCAACCTTATATTGTAAACATTATTGACACCCCGGGGCACGTTGACTTCACAGTAGAAGTAAATCGTAGCTTAAGGGTTCTTGATGGACTTGTATTCTTATTTAGTGCTGTGGATGGAGTAGAACCACAGTCTGAAACAAACTGGCGATTAGCAGATAATTACAAAGTTCCCAGGTTGGGATTTGTGAACAAAATGGATAGGCAAGGGGCTGACTTTTTTATGGTGGTAAATCAGGTAAAAAAGATGTTGGGATCAAATGCCGTTCCACTTCAGGTTCCAATAGGCGCTGAAGAACATTTTACCGGAGTGGTTGACCTTATAACCAACAAGGCGATTATTTGGGATGAGGAATCGAGGGGAATGACTTATAAGGAAATCCCAATTCCAGAAGATATTAAAGATACAGTTCAGGAGTATCGTCAGCAATTGATTGAGAATATTGCTGAATACGATGATGATTTATTGATTAAGTTTTTTGACGATCCGGAATCTATTACAGAAGAGGAAATGATTAATGCTATTCGTGCCGCAGTTTGCGACATGAAGTTTGTTCCAATGATGTGCGGTTCGGCCTTTAAAAATAAAGGTGTACAAGCAGTACTTGATGCAGTATGTGCATTTCTGCCTAGTCCACTAGATGTTGAGGCTGTCAAAGGTATCAACCCAAAAAATGATGAGGAATTGATTAGGAGACCATCTGTAGATGAACCTTTTTCTGCCCTTGCATTCAAAGTAGCTACCGATCCATTTGTAGGACGTTTGGTCTTTATACGGGTATATTCAGGAAGACTTGATGCCGGATCTTATGTGATGAAGGTTCGTTCCGAAAAAGATAAGGTTACAACAGACAAAGAAAGAATTTCCAGGTTGTTTTTAATGCATGCAAATGATAGAAAATCTATTGAGTATGTCGAAGCTGGAGATATCGCTGCTGCAGTAGGTTTTAAGGATATTAAGACGGGAGATACATTATGTGATGAAGCCCATCCTATTATTCTTGAAGCAATGAATTTTCCGGAACCGGTAATTTCAATTGCTGTGGAGCCTAAAACTCAAAAAGATCAAGACAAACTTGGAATGTCTTTGGCTAAATTGGCTGAAGAAGATCCTACTTTCAGAGTATTTACAGACGAAAATACCGGTCAAACCATTATCAGTGGAATGGGTGAGTTACACCTTGAAATCATTGTAGATAGGTTGAGAAGAGAGTTCAATGTGGAATGTAACCAAGGAGCGCCTCAGGTTAATTATAAAGAATCTCTTACCAAGACAATAGAGCACAGAGAAAGATTAAAAAAGCAAACGGGAGGATCTGGTTTATTTGCCGATATGGCGTTCAGCATAGGCCCTGCAGATGAGGAATTTGTAAACAGTGAAGAATTTAAAGCAGGAAAATCCAGAATGCAATTCGTTTGGGATATTTTTGGTGGTGCAATTGATAAATCTTATATGCCTGCCATAACCAAAGGATTTGAGTCAATGATGAATCAAGGCATATTGGCCGGATACAACATTGAAAGTATGAAAATCCGGGTTTATGACGGTTCGATGCATGCTGTCGATTCCAAACCACAGGCATTTGAATTGTGTGCAAAAGATGGTTTTAGAGAAGCGGCGCCAAAAACAAATCCACAAATACTTGAGCCGATCATGAAATTGGAGGTAATTACTCCAGAAGATTATGTTGGTCCGGTGATTGGCGATTTAAATAGAAGAAGAGGACTCCCAAAAGGACAAGAGCCAAGGATGGGGGGAGCTGTTGCAATACAAGCAGAGGTTCCACTTTCAGAGATGTTTGGTTATGTAACTCAATTGAGGACCATTACTTCTGGTAGAGCAAGTTCGACAATGGAGTTTTCTCATTATTCCCCTGTGCCAAAGCAGATTGCTGAAGAGGTAATTGCTAAGGCTAAAGGAAATATAAAAGTTTAA
- the rpsG gene encoding 30S ribosomal protein S7 gives MRKHKPKKRILEPDPRFGDTMVTQFVNNMLWQGKKSTAYSIFYSAMDQVEAKTTENPHEVWKRALGNVMPHIEVRPKRIGGATFQIPMEMRPSRKLSIGIKWLIKYSRARAGKGMADKLAAEVIAAAKGEGAAVKKKEDTHKMAESNRAFAHFKV, from the coding sequence ATGAGAAAGCATAAACCAAAGAAGAGAATTTTGGAACCGGATCCTAGGTTTGGGGATACCATGGTTACCCAATTTGTGAATAATATGCTTTGGCAGGGGAAGAAAAGTACTGCATACAGTATATTTTATTCTGCCATGGATCAAGTGGAAGCGAAAACCACTGAAAATCCTCATGAAGTATGGAAAAGGGCTTTAGGTAATGTAATGCCACATATAGAAGTAAGGCCAAAAAGGATTGGAGGTGCGACGTTTCAAATACCAATGGAAATGAGACCTTCAAGAAAGCTTTCCATTGGAATTAAATGGTTAATTAAATATTCCAGGGCTAGAGCAGGAAAAGGTATGGCCGATAAATTGGCTGCCGAAGTAATTGCTGCTGCCAAAGGTGAAGGTGCAGCAGTAAAGAAAAAAGAAGATACTCATAAAATGGCTGAATCAAACAGAGCCTTTGCGCATTTTAAAGTTTAA
- a CDS encoding 30S ribosomal protein S12 — translation MPTINQLIRKGREIVEYKSKSRALQSNPQKRGVCTRVYTTTPKKPNSALRKVAKVRLVNGIEVICYIPGEGHNLQEHSIVLVRGGRVKDLPGVRYTIVRGALDTAGVNNRKKSRSKYGSKRPKK, via the coding sequence ATGCCTACAATTAATCAGTTAATCCGAAAAGGACGCGAAATAGTTGAATACAAGAGCAAATCAAGGGCTCTTCAGTCAAATCCTCAGAAAAGGGGAGTTTGTACACGTGTTTATACGACAACGCCTAAAAAACCAAACTCAGCACTGAGAAAGGTGGCTAAGGTGCGATTGGTTAATGGGATAGAGGTGATCTGTTATATTCCAGGAGAAGGGCATAATTTGCAAGAACACTCCATCGTGTTGGTAAGAGGAGGAAGGGTAAAAGATCTTCCTGGGGTACGATATACTATAGTACGTGGGGCCCTGGATACCGCCGGAGTTAATAATCGAAAGAAAAGTAGATCAAAATACGGGTCTAAACGACCTAAAAAATAA
- a CDS encoding GNAT family N-acetyltransferase, with translation MITLRKMQKGDSFSIFELVMELAVFEKSATSVKTCPEDFEENFQKGVFDGYVIEVPEKGIVGMALYFSYFSTWNGYTIYLEDFYVKEEYRGKGLGKILFEAILDQACVLGAKMLKWQVLDWNESAKKFYNKYGSIFVKGWENGVIYLNMKQ, from the coding sequence ATGATAACCCTCCGAAAAATGCAGAAAGGAGATTCTTTCAGTATATTTGAATTGGTAATGGAATTAGCTGTATTTGAAAAGTCAGCAACTTCAGTAAAGACTTGTCCTGAAGATTTTGAGGAGAATTTTCAAAAAGGAGTATTTGATGGCTATGTGATAGAAGTTCCGGAAAAAGGCATTGTAGGTATGGCCTTGTATTTTTCCTATTTTTCCACCTGGAATGGCTACACTATCTATTTGGAAGATTTCTATGTAAAAGAGGAATACAGAGGTAAAGGTCTTGGAAAAATTCTTTTTGAAGCAATTTTGGATCAGGCTTGTGTTTTGGGCGCAAAAATGTTAAAGTGGCAAGTATTGGATTGGAATGAATCGGCTAAAAAATTTTACAATAAATATGGGAGTATTTTTGTCAAAGGCTGGGAAAATGGTGTTATCTATCTAAATATGAAGCAGTGA
- a CDS encoding sulfatase-like hydrolase/transferase — protein MTSKRYLKLKDSLSKPIRRFKPLRTSQALHSYEAFMALCLMVLFFLISLRIYESLVVNYLFNPNKLWKSEALGMIMDLMLAIGILGSSYPLYKFLFRQKNKLGIRIFENTVFLFIIGHLIILEYFFYQMRPLDIFLFNHQPSEVAFSYATSGVTLRRVLIALFLSILLWTVLQYSLKSIRCSSKWFKYSLLIGIAFISLFSIYKEFAKIPVSRDLFTNKSFHFYSKIVLSKTSRYFEPPVESSSLRYQEQFPREGYINSQYPFLHQFNDEDNFGPLLNKFKSPPNIVILITESLSEYFLHPIRGVHFMPFLDSLSKESLYWSNFLTLGERSFAANPCLSASLPYGEMGFTLMQTYPYHFSLMNVLNKNNYLTSFYYGQGAWFHNKKHFYQFNNTGRIIDKDQFQKIFSPISVGEERYVWGYNDIDLFRQYLISTDSLINKPRLDILFTGTSHSPFIIKDSMGYHEKYTNAVAKLKNKSDKIHFEKYKRFYLTLYNVDDAYKILFEEFKKRPDFENTIFILTGDHPMTELPIENAFTKYKVPMIIYSPKLKEKKHFESFSSHLDIYETILAYLKKNYKLETPQYSTALGSKINFSESFDTKGEYAFMNDNRQIVDFYSNGYYLYNEKYLFKVNKDMRIREIYDKVLLDKMKQKLIIYRAASKNASLNFKLMPDSLFFNFFNQKVLLNQYRTDTIRSNNAKFPITEIDVDNKKSLFLDLSLNRISDAESFPQISYEWKDSCDSCFNKTSLYFPYDQINFQYHIKIDYPEHQEHGSKLHLYFENPKKNHFEFAKLKCVVYTQ, from the coding sequence GTGACGAGCAAGAGGTATTTGAAACTCAAAGACTCCCTTTCGAAGCCAATAAGGAGATTTAAACCGTTAAGAACTTCACAGGCGCTTCATTCTTATGAGGCATTTATGGCATTGTGTCTTATGGTCCTGTTCTTCTTAATCTCCTTAAGGATCTATGAATCATTGGTTGTCAACTATTTATTTAATCCTAACAAACTTTGGAAATCCGAAGCCCTTGGGATGATTATGGACTTGATGCTAGCGATTGGGATTTTAGGATCATCCTATCCACTATATAAATTTCTTTTTCGGCAGAAAAACAAGCTTGGGATTAGGATTTTTGAAAATACGGTATTCCTTTTCATCATAGGTCATTTGATCATACTGGAGTATTTTTTCTACCAAATGAGACCTTTGGATATTTTTCTTTTTAACCATCAACCAAGTGAAGTAGCCTTTTCGTATGCAACTTCAGGTGTCACCTTAAGAAGAGTATTGATTGCCTTGTTCTTGAGCATTTTGCTTTGGACTGTACTTCAATATTCACTTAAATCCATTAGATGTTCTTCAAAATGGTTTAAATACTCCTTATTAATAGGTATAGCCTTCATAAGTCTATTTAGTATATATAAAGAATTCGCCAAAATTCCAGTATCGAGGGATTTGTTTACCAATAAGTCTTTCCACTTTTATTCAAAAATTGTCTTATCAAAGACATCCAGGTATTTTGAACCACCAGTTGAATCGTCTTCACTTCGTTACCAAGAACAATTTCCAAGGGAAGGGTATATAAATTCTCAATACCCGTTCTTGCATCAATTTAATGATGAGGACAACTTTGGCCCATTACTAAATAAATTCAAATCACCTCCAAATATTGTCATTCTAATTACAGAAAGTTTGTCAGAATATTTTCTCCACCCAATTCGTGGAGTCCACTTTATGCCCTTCCTGGATAGTTTGTCGAAAGAAAGTTTATATTGGAGTAATTTTCTAACGCTTGGTGAAAGATCTTTTGCAGCTAACCCTTGTCTTAGTGCCTCATTGCCATACGGAGAAATGGGATTTACCTTAATGCAAACTTATCCATACCATTTTTCATTAATGAATGTTTTAAATAAAAATAATTATCTAACTAGTTTCTATTATGGACAAGGGGCATGGTTTCATAATAAAAAACATTTTTACCAATTCAACAATACTGGTAGAATAATAGACAAGGATCAGTTTCAAAAAATATTTTCACCTATTTCGGTTGGCGAAGAAAGATATGTTTGGGGCTATAATGACATAGATCTCTTCAGACAATATCTTATTTCCACTGACAGCTTGATTAACAAACCCAGACTTGATATATTATTTACTGGCACCTCACACTCACCATTTATAATCAAAGATTCAATGGGGTATCATGAAAAATATACTAATGCTGTGGCAAAGCTTAAAAACAAAAGTGATAAAATTCATTTCGAAAAATACAAACGTTTTTACTTGACCTTATATAATGTGGACGATGCATATAAAATATTATTTGAAGAGTTTAAAAAAAGACCAGATTTTGAAAACACTATCTTTATTCTTACTGGAGATCATCCTATGACAGAATTGCCAATTGAGAATGCATTTACCAAATACAAGGTGCCAATGATTATTTACTCCCCAAAATTAAAAGAAAAGAAACACTTTGAAAGTTTTAGCTCACATTTGGATATATATGAAACAATCTTAGCTTATCTTAAGAAGAACTATAAATTAGAGACCCCACAATATTCTACAGCCCTTGGATCCAAAATAAATTTTAGTGAAAGCTTTGATACAAAAGGGGAATACGCTTTCATGAACGATAATCGTCAAATAGTGGATTTTTATTCAAATGGTTATTACCTCTATAATGAAAAGTACCTTTTTAAGGTAAATAAGGATATGCGAATTCGTGAAATATATGATAAAGTTCTTTTAGACAAAATGAAACAAAAACTTATCATCTATAGAGCAGCAAGTAAAAATGCCAGTTTAAATTTCAAATTAATGCCTGACAGTTTGTTTTTCAATTTTTTTAATCAGAAGGTATTATTAAATCAGTATCGGACCGATACAATTAGAAGCAATAACGCAAAGTTTCCTATCACTGAGATTGATGTTGACAATAAAAAAAGCCTTTTTCTTGATTTGTCTTTGAACAGAATAAGCGATGCCGAATCATTCCCACAAATCAGCTACGAGTGGAAAGATAGCTGTGACAGCTGTTTCAACAAAACAAGTCTTTACTTTCCCTACGACCAAATCAATTTCCAATATCACATAAAAATTGATTATCCAGAACACCAAGAGCATGGTTCCAAACTTCACCTTTACTTTGAAAATCCTAAGAAAAATCATTTTGAATTTGCAAAATTAAAATGTGTCGTGTATACCCAATAG
- a CDS encoding sulfatase-like hydrolase/transferase, with the protein MNLFWRQFYGILLFLVLSLSYFRIIFVILEFYNGFKISIKEFGRSLGYGLYMDFSVWSIEVAILLIFLLLFYSICKALVFKILNGLVFFFLGLNSLIYSIDSVLYPEWGFRIDYSFFTYLDRTNEGIHFISLNMVAKFVIAVILFNLPIVFYYFFRFRMKSLPQLNLLSIVTILLGFSLLIIPLRGGIGLSPLNPGTVYHSKDMYANHISLHPIWNILYTYSHNRSIQPRKNIIEPVLADSLFKKIKFIDTPATKFISTERPNILFLLLESFTANMIHQQHAGKEILPGLNRWIRKGIYFDHAFSSGDRTDKGLAAIFSAYPAQPQSSIIKIPSKAEKLPSLMKTLSQYNYHSSFYYGGDIEFAGMKTFLLACGVDKIISKGDFSPSTYNAKWGVHDHILLERVWKDIFLEKSPFIMSILTLSSHPPYDVPEDDYWSEKDDASVFVNSAHYTDKYLTLFLDSLQQSALWKNLLVVIVADHGARYPLNISYSSPDKFYIPILYTGGVVNKDTVLHNVCSQTDIVATILNQMNIDSKEFYFSNNSFRSDSLGFAFYSFNNGSGWIDSGGKRVISHDDNQIILNQGQCHYSIDYQRSYFQKLLDDFDNK; encoded by the coding sequence ATGAACCTTTTCTGGCGACAATTTTATGGGATCTTATTGTTCTTGGTTTTAAGTCTAAGCTACTTTCGTATTATTTTTGTGATTTTGGAATTTTACAATGGTTTTAAAATTTCAATTAAAGAATTTGGAAGATCCCTTGGATATGGATTATATATGGACTTTTCAGTATGGTCTATTGAGGTTGCCATTCTGCTTATATTTTTACTTTTATTTTATTCTATTTGCAAAGCCTTAGTTTTTAAAATTCTAAACGGGTTAGTATTTTTTTTTCTAGGATTAAATTCATTGATTTATTCAATTGATTCGGTGCTTTATCCTGAGTGGGGATTTAGAATTGACTATTCTTTCTTTACCTACCTGGATAGGACAAATGAGGGAATTCATTTTATTTCATTAAACATGGTTGCAAAATTTGTAATTGCTGTTATATTATTTAATTTGCCAATAGTTTTTTATTATTTTTTTAGATTTCGAATGAAATCACTTCCTCAACTCAATTTATTATCCATAGTAACTATTTTACTAGGTTTTTCATTGTTAATTATTCCTTTGCGTGGAGGAATTGGATTAAGTCCGCTTAATCCTGGCACTGTTTACCATTCTAAGGATATGTACGCTAATCATATTTCATTGCATCCGATTTGGAATATTCTTTATACTTATTCACACAATCGAAGTATACAACCTAGAAAGAATATCATAGAACCTGTTCTTGCAGATAGTTTATTTAAAAAAATAAAGTTTATAGATACACCTGCCACAAAGTTTATAAGTACAGAAAGACCAAATATTCTTTTTTTATTATTGGAGAGTTTTACAGCCAATATGATCCATCAACAACATGCCGGAAAAGAAATTCTACCAGGGTTAAACCGCTGGATCAGAAAGGGAATTTATTTTGATCATGCGTTTTCCTCCGGGGACCGAACCGATAAAGGTCTTGCTGCTATATTTAGTGCATACCCGGCACAACCTCAAAGTTCTATTATTAAAATTCCTTCTAAAGCGGAAAAGCTTCCTTCATTAATGAAGACACTAAGCCAATATAATTATCATAGTTCCTTTTATTACGGAGGAGATATAGAATTTGCCGGAATGAAAACTTTTTTACTTGCATGTGGTGTGGATAAAATTATCAGCAAAGGTGATTTTAGTCCTTCTACTTACAATGCTAAATGGGGAGTTCATGATCATATTTTGTTGGAAAGAGTGTGGAAAGATATATTTTTGGAAAAATCTCCTTTTATAATGAGCATATTAACTCTTTCAAGCCATCCTCCTTACGATGTGCCTGAAGATGATTATTGGAGTGAGAAAGACGACGCTTCCGTTTTTGTTAATTCAGCCCATTATACAGATAAATATTTAACTTTATTTTTAGATTCATTGCAGCAAAGTGCACTTTGGAAGAATTTATTAGTTGTTATTGTTGCAGATCATGGTGCGCGTTACCCTTTAAATATAAGTTATTCTTCACCGGATAAATTTTACATTCCTATTCTATATACTGGAGGAGTTGTTAATAAGGATACTGTTCTGCATAATGTTTGTTCTCAAACCGATATAGTAGCAACAATATTGAATCAAATGAATATTGATTCAAAAGAATTTTATTTTAGTAACAATTCTTTTCGATCTGATTCTTTAGGATTTGCATTTTATTCCTTTAATAATGGAAGCGGGTGGATTGATTCGGGTGGAAAACGAGTTATTTCACATGATGACAATCAAATCATATTAAATCAGGGTCAATGTCATTATTCTATAGATTATCAAAGATCTTATTTTCAAAAACTATTGGATGATTTTGATAATAAATAG